The Cannabis sativa cultivar Pink pepper isolate KNU-18-1 chromosome 8, ASM2916894v1, whole genome shotgun sequence genomic interval AAATGGAGGAAAAAGTTCTACAAGATACCATAAATGTGGAATTACTATATagtcttttatttttgtaaaataatttttatcataatttttttttttaatacaaggTGAACTTCATAAACATATAATAGGTAAATTAACTATTATAGAGGAATGTACAGCACTAGAAATATTGTTGACATTAAACAAGCGATCTGACCAATAACAAGAACCGTGAGTAAGACAATGAGCGATTTTGTTAGCAGACCGCGTAACAAAAGAAACAGACACATTAACCAGACAGTTTAACAACTTTTTACAATCAGAAATCAAAAGACCAAAAACAGAAGGCATAGAAAAAGAACTTGTGATAGCCTGAATTGCAATAAGTGAAGCAGATTCGACAACCACATAATTAGACCAGTTTTTCACCTTAATCCAACTCAAAGCTTCTTTGATTCAGAAAGCTTCAACAAAGGTTGGTTGAACATTCCCAAATCTCAGCGGACTAAGTGCTTCTATCAACTGACCATCAGAATCTCGAGCCACCACTCCAATGCCATATGAACCATCGCTTTGAAAAATTGCACCATCCACGTTCaccttgattttatttatttttggtttaGACCACTGCTCCTCCTTGCTATGTTTTGCATCGGGTTGCAAGAAGGGCTCAAATTGATGAGATTGAGCATAACTCCACTGATCAAGGACAGAACGCGCACTAGTAACAACTTCAGCAGCAGTACGCACTTTACTTTTTCATGGCAGCTCATTTCGGGCATTCCAAATGAACCATGCAATCATTAAACTTTACTCAACACTACCTGCCTGTCCTCTATGCAGCAGACTCTCAAACCAGAGAGAAAAGTCACTACCAACAACAGCAACAGAGTTCACACCAGACCAAACCCAAAAACTTTGAGCAAACCAACAATCAAGAAAGACATGGTTAATTTATTCCTCGTGTGTTTGGCAGAAAAAAACACGACACATGGATTGGAACACGCTTGGACTGAAGCTGCAATCTCGTGGGCAAGCAATCTGTAAGGGCTTTCTACATAAAATGCAAAACTTTGGCAGGGACTTTGATTTTCCACAATTTTTTCCACACTTCATCTTCCATAGCAGCACTCCAACTTCCTTTGAGCAATCGCAAATATTTATATGTACTCTTCACTGTATAAAATCCTAAATGTTCATGCTTCCAAAAATAATTGTTAGCAATGCCAGCATTTATTGGTGTATTCAAAATAATGCAAGCATCTCGACTGTTGAACAAATCTTTTACCAGCTCTTCATCTTAGGCTTCTCCATTCATCTGCCTTAATTGCTTTGCTTTACAATGGTCAAGAGCAGGATGGGTAGATGTGACAAATGGATTACTATCATATGCTAGCCATGGAGAATTGAGCACCTCTAATTCAACCAAACCAACTCTGACTTTTGCCGTCTTGAGTAGAATTTCACGACCGGCCTTACAAAGAAATCTACCCCCCGAACTTTCAATTCTTTTTTGCATCTTCTCTTGAAGAAACCCCTGTATAGCCTTTTTGCTTCTACCCAGAATACATGGCAACCCCAAGTATAAGCTTTGATCATTAGCTGGTAACATTCCCAGCCTCGCACAGAGTCTATCTCTAAGGTGGTGTATGGTTTACATGAATGAGCATTGGAATGGACTTGCTATTCCTTAAGAAAGCTCAATCAAGTGTTTGGTTTCTTTATTAGAACTTGAAAGCCCATTCCAAAGGAATTACAATTCACCTAAACTAAGGATTTACTTTTCCACTATAAAATCACTTGAAAGCTAATTCCATACTAACAAAAGTCTATTTTACCCTATCAATCCTCCTCCAGTTCTCACCCTTTTGGATGTTACCATCatattactaattatttaatatttctatgtaattttattattttattttttaataattaggcTTAAGAATGTGCACATTTCCATCACATGATAAATATACTTTTTTGctaagaatattatttatttgttcaatttataaaataatagtaatttaatataataaatattatttttgaagaGCAAAAGGTAGTTTAGTCAAAATAATAGAAGTTCTATTCTATTTCATACAATACCAAACATGATAATTGTTATTCCGTTGTTGATTCCATAGTCTttaccaaacaaaagaatagatattccattccattcttattcctattcccattcccattcccattccattATCACTTAGTAACTAAACGCCACCTAAGTTCCTGGGGTGCTTGCACTATTGAATATTGACGATTTGGTGTAGTTGACTTGTTGGTCGGATGCCATCTCAAACATATGTAACAAACCAAGCACATTGTCTGCCTCTTTTTTATTTCTtgtcattttcttaaaaaaattattataaaataaaataaaatatattttaaatattaagaaaaatattaaaaataaaattttttatgaaattttattagaaaaaaaaaatcttacatgattttaaaaaatatgaaaataaaccaAAATAACTGTtgatatttaaagaaaataatgaaaaaaaaaattaaaaaaatattaaagtaatttttaaaaattaatttaaattaattattttttaatattgtgtGCACTTATAAATTTATGGGTCATATACATATCTTAATAAATAACTATacatttgtttttttatataaaaaaaaaaaggtgcaACTAAATGTTCTCAGATGAATTAACGTAGAATATTTTATCTTGCAGTTAATTATCACCATTACCGACATTTTTTAATGGTTTTTAATTAGTTGAAAAtcttacaattttttatttataaatacagCCTTGAGTTTCAAGAATACAACTTATATatgtttcaaaaataattacgaTTTTAAGATATGATATTATAAGAACTTTGAGATTGGGTATATTACTATATAATAAGATACGATCAGAAATATAAAAGGATACTCATGTTGCTTAACATTTTTATAAAATGTAATATTACTAATGGTTTAACTCAATATCagtcctattttttttttttttggaacaaAATCGAAACTTTATTAACTTAAATCATCTCGAACTAGGGAAGCAATAGTAGGTAAAGAGTGATTACTGAAAATACGATCAGCCTCGCTAAGAGAGGATCGCGCCAGACAATGCGCTACCCTATTAGCAGATCAATcctacttattttattttaattgatattataaaaaattattaactagtTATACGACTATACTTCATCGTAATATTAAGCACAATAGGTACTTCatagtaatttttaaatattattggtttgataacatttttttttatgatattgAAAGACATAAAAGCTATGCATAAAAATTGTACAATCTTcacttttataaaaagaaaagaaaaattgtatATCTTCGAAGACTATTGTAAACTTcgtattttgtaaaaaatactAGTGGGacttgttaaatgataaatcaAAACCTATTGGTACAAAACAATAGTTTGAgctcaatttttattatttctttagggattatttcacaaatgcacaaaaataacaaaaaaattataaaaatacagtttcacggaattttaaatatttttacgattttttttattttatttacagaaaatacggtctttttatgttgtactcttgttaattttttgttatctgtacgttattttttagtgttattttgatgttatttagatgttattttcatgttacttttatataatttattattgtttttataaaaaacataaaaaaatgtaaaaaaaaaaaaaattaaacataaaaatgtaattttttttttaaaaaaaatagttcctTACCTAATTATTCCTTTTTATAATATAACCCTAAAGTCAGTTTCTAGCTTGAGCACATCCAACAATCTAGTcatcctttcaaaaaaaaaaaaacaatctagTCATAGTTATTAATAGGTTTTAACTTGACAAAGATTAAGTTCATAATACTATTTTATACAAGTTTAAAATAAACGatttaaattatcatttaacaaaagtgAAAAGTAGGAACTCCAAaataatattaccaattaaaaatattattaggtaAAATACTGATAAGTTGTACTTTGAATTAGTTGTGCATCATTTGTTTTGctcttaatattatttatttattttagatctGGTCAAAATAATAGCTAAAGAGAATGCCTACAACTCAATCCAATATTGAATTAGTTGTGCATCATTTGTTTTtcccttaatatttatatatttattttagatcTGGTCAAACCAGTAGACCAATAAATTAACCCTGAAAATCAACCACACCCATCTCAAAAAAGATATTCAGAGGCATCAAAGTATTAATTCGAAACACCTTTTCAAAACGCACAATATATTCCACATGcttgtttgaaaaatatcaacCCATTATTTCACTTTATGTTCCTGAAAAGAATGCCATTATAGATATGGTAATAAAATTCAAATGTAGTAGGATTGAAATTACAGTAAGAACAAAATGTTAATAtatcagtattttttttttcactgaaTACCACCACCACCATAATTTACAGGtgaaaaagagaagagaaagaacttaGCTAGAACAGCTCATTGTCAAGGGCATGAAAAGTAGTATGACAAAATCATGTATGATTTGATTACCTAAACCTATAAAATCTGCATGGCTGCAGAGAAAATGATAGAATGTGTCTAGTATACAAACTGTATATGTCTATAACCGAGGGGATGAGTACTTACTCTTCAAGACTAATTAATGAATTGGAGTAGAAATGTAACGATGATCACcgcaagaaaaagaaaaccctCTTAGACCATGAAATGAAAGTCCGCCGAGCAAGAAAACAGATGTGTTTTCTTTCCTCCATCGAATCTTGATGGGGCGAGAAGTTCCAAAATTGATGAAGATGGTGTGTACCAACCATATCTATTTGTTCAAAGGTGCTAGCTGAACTTCCATTCTCCCTGACATTTGTGACTCTTTTTCTGCATGTCTCCCGCTTGGGCTTAACAGATCAAGAGAATCATCTTCTTCAGGATTACCGAGCACCCAACTGCCTCTTCCAGAAACTCTCTCTTTCCTCTTTTGTCTTTCACCGTACTCTAAATACACGACCATCAATGCTCCAAACAAGAACCAAGCTATTAGAGCTAAATTCAGACCATGTACATTTTCATCATATCGATCCCCTAAATGCTTCATGCCAGTGAAAAGTGCTGCGATACCTGCAACAATAGCAGATCTCCCCATGTTCATGTGCAAGTACTCCCAGAGACGCCTTTTTGGAGATACCTCTTCACCATTAAGTGGTTTTTTAGGCCTGAAGGACGCATTCACTGGTTGCAAACAACCCAGAAAAATTGCAATAATTCCAAACTTTACATGTAATGAACCAACATGGAAAGCTCGAAGTTCAGCCACAGCAAATAGAAGGGCAAGCATGACAATTGACAAACCCGAGTACTGCAAGTAAACATGAATCTTGTACCAACCATCACCCTTCACATGTTTCAAGTACCTAGCTGCAACTGCTCCGCCAGGAAGCAAAATACCCCAAGCAAGAAACATCATGAATCCATGTACAGCTAACACTGGTCGCAAGTCCTGTTCGGCTTCTGCAGAACCACGCATGAGCAACACTCTTACAGGTCTACTGCTCATAACAGAGTGCATATTCCTCTCTGTCAAAGATCCATTAGTCCAACCAGCACCCATAGCCCAAATAACTTTGAGAGGGGTAGACGGATCAATGATGTTTTTACAAACTGGATCCTTACTATGACTACATGATGGTCTCAAAGGTCGTGTGAACTCCAAAGTAATAATTCCATTTTCTGACTTGCACCTTACATAAGTCAAATTTTCTTCTGTTGGATGTACACTAGAGGCATCAGTTCCATCAATCCAATAAGTGTTCACTCTCCCACTACCAGCACTATCAATCCAAGCCACATAAGCATAGCTGTTCACCATTCCGCTACCAAATCCTATGGCCAGATAACCACTCTTTTTCTCAGCACGAGCAGCAATGGATATCGAATCTTTGGATAAAGTCCAAAAGAAAGTAACTTGCTGATCATCCAAGAAAACACTATTATTATACATATCTGGAAGACCGCCATCAACTACCTGAACTCTCCATCCCATTTTCTGCTGAAATAAGGATTGATAGTAAACTTGGTTAGGTGTATTCCTGTCTGGCAACCAGACTAATTCCGTTGGACTGGCTTGAACTCCTTCAGCTTCTGCTCCTCCAGCATAAACAGTCTCAGTAGTATTTCGCAATGTTGCATTCCCACCAAGTGGATCCGAAGTAATGTAAAGTGCCACATCGTGCCCAGCTTGTATTGAAAATTTCACAGGTACCCCTCTTTCTACCCTTAGTACTGGAGCCTCTTTCTTGTTAATGTAGAAAACCTTTGAAGGGTGTGGAGGATTCGGGTAATGTAATGCTGGGCCAGAAGTGACTACAAGAGCAGCATTTCCATCAGCAGTTACGACATCTTGATCTTCCTTGTCCTCTGCATCCAAAGGGCCCACACAATCATTAACCTGTTCTGAGATATTCAGAATCAAATGCCCAAACGTAGCATCGCGAGGTCCCCCGTGATTTTGAGGAAGATAGTACTGTCGGATGGAATCAGGTGGTTTTATCTTACCCATTGCCCAAATGACTGCCATATTTTCTGTATGGTTCACTGGTAAATCATACTTTTTATCATCTGACTTCAAAGGTCTCTGGTACCGTATGAACGAAACTCCATCCTTCCTATGCCCATAAACCAACTTTGTATTATTCACTGAAGCAGTAGAGTCCAACCCTTCATAAATTGAATCGGGACAAACCCCATGAGCAGAGCCATCACTGTCTACTAAACAATCACTATACTCAGTGATGTAAAAGTCATCCACAAATGGCAACCCATCCTCCATGAAACCAGTCACTGCCACATCTGCCTCAAGCATGAGATTAGAAGACGACTTTGGGTTTGCCCACCCGAACGCCATATAATTCAGCATCCCAGTTGCCGCCTCCAACCCAATATCAATCAAATTATCATCAGCATTCAATGTCCACCTAACCCTATAGTTGTCAGACAAAACTTTACAGTTCTCAAACATAGTGGGTTCCACATGACCCCGACCCAACCCAGTCCCTGAACTGCTGCCACTTGACTGTGACTCATTACTGCTGACGTTTTTCAGCAAAACATGCCCAAAATTCGATGCTGTTGGACGATCCCATACAGCAAGAACTTGGATCCCATCCCAAGTCACGTTCTTCCCCAAATGCACAACAAACGAGGAATTCTTATACGTATCATTCAACTTCTGATCAGAGACAACAAACCCAGAGGTCAGGTTTTCGAAATCGGATCCATTTGCACCCCACCAGTAGACCTCCGTCCCCGAGATCATATCGAAATTAGAAACCCTAAACGAACAATCATCCATTATTTTAAGAGAACCTCTAAGTTGGTGTTGAACCATATTAAATTCAGATTCAAACCCAACGATGGAACTGGTGTTGGGGCAGGACAGTCCCGAAACCACACCACAGAGAATGAGAAGGATAAATTCGACTAAAAACCCAAACAGAGCAAGCTGGCGAGGCATGCCGATAAAACCCCTGCAACATTTACATCATACTATCAGTCAAAACCTAACAACATTTAACCATTTTAAAAGCCTAGCAAGCAGCAAGTTATCCTAGTTAtcacaaatatgaatatttatatatatatatgttaatttcATTAGCCCAATCCACGCTCTAAATGTGTGCATTTTGAACCAACAAGTGTTATTGATCACTTTCTAATACCGCCACTAGGCATAAAACTAGCTTTGACTTCATATGCCGCTATACTATATCTTCTCAAATTTCAAAGCAGCAAGGCTTATAAAAAAAAGGTTTCAAGAGTGAGGGGCAAATGATTATAAAACATCAAAGAAAGTTTGCCAAAACATAAACCTGCAAGCGGTAACCCGATCAGCAGTCGTCCACTCAGGTCTTTTCTCAACAAAGTCATCCCCAAAGTTTCTATTTGATGTCATTCGACGATGGAAATGAGTTACTTTAGTTCTTAGACATGGATGTGTCTTAAACGCTTTGAGGAACTCTTTCTCTGGCACCCTGTACAGATGATTGTGACCCTTATGTAAATAACAAGTTTCAGGcacaaacaaaataataacaataaaaataataacaaaatcagATAAAAactataacaataaaaaaattcaatgaGAAATCATAAAAAGAGTTCAGTCAAGTAAATACTTGTGATTTGTGAACTTTTTTAGAGTTAAGTATTAGTAAGTCATTAGTCCTTCCACTCAATTAAATACCCAAAAAAAATTAGGATTGACTATAAAACAGCTGCAGaacatcaaaaaaaaattaccatgtGCAATGTAAATAAGATAATCCCTTCCACTTAACAAGATATTGCTTCATAAAAATTTGCTTTGATCCAAGTGTCGAAGCATCACTATCATCAGCAACAGTAGGGCGCGTTTCACAATCCAATATCTTATCAATATCACTAAGAGGGCTAACCTGCagagataattattttaattctatTATCACCAAAGCTGTCACTTGCAAAATCATTTGACATTAATGAACAAGTGATTCAGATAAGAAACCATACACATTCAGGACATCTCCAGTTTCCACTAGTAGAAGTTTTAAGTGGCGAAATCAAGCACTTTGAATGATATGCATAATTACATGTTTCACAGCATAGCAGAGACCCATTCTCTCCACAAGCTTGGCATGAGTCCTCTATCTATATGGAGAGCAGATAGAATACATAagcatatacatatacacaaaactaagcaccaaactgttgacAAAAATTAAAGCACTACTTTCCAggaattataacaatgaaaAGAAAGTACACAAATTTTCAACAAGATTCGTTTTGGGTATGAATTTGAACTATATAAGAAAAGAGTGTTTTCCCTGATGCCATTTCAGTTCTGTTAAACCTTCCAACTCATGCATAAACTATATCCAAGTTTTTTCATGTCCAAGAATAAGAACATAATAGAATTAAGAGTAGAAAAAAACCTGATCACTCCTAGCTACCTTTTCAAACTTCTCCCCAACAGTCCCACTCTTCCCAGGCACAACATAAAAATCTTCATCTGAATCATCAAGATTATAAATAGGTTTTCTATCTGATCTAACACGAAACCTCTCAATCAAACTACTCATATCCTGTATcacataaaaaaaagaaaaaaaaattagagcaaAGTTAAAAATCCGGTAATGTATGAGGGTGCAACTTCATTGAACGTATTAACCATTTTATCATAAGAAAATCAATAAACTTAATTTGAGCCAGAGAAGTAGTTGGTTAAAACATGCAGTCCATATGTCcatctataaaaataataaaatcttcTTGAAAAACACGTCTGAGTTTAGTTTGGAATATCAGCCACAAAATGTTTAATTGTGAAAACTAATGATCCGGGCTTAGACTTCTGAAAATACCCCGGCAATTCACAACACTTGAATTCGAATGCCACAACCCATTAACGTGTATTGTGAACGCAGACACGAACAGTATAACACAGATGTGACGCTCGAAAAACGACAAATTCCAGAGAGACCCACATGACATCAAAAATATCGATCCAATACAACAAGGACTTGGATCCCATCCCAGTTCACATTCTTCTCCAAATGCACAATAAAGAATGAATTCTTAAACGCCTCATTCAACTTCTGATCGGAGACAACAAACCCGGCGGTAAGGTTTTCGGCATCGAAACCAATTACACCTCACTAGTCGACCTCCATCCCCAAAAgcataatgaaattaaacaaaaccCTAAACGAACAATCGTCGATTACCTCAAGAGAACCTACTACAAATTCGTGTTGAACCATATTGAATTCGAATTCAAACCCAACTATGAAACTGACCGGACCCGGATCCACATAGCAGAAAATAAGAAAGATGAATTCCTATAAATTAAAACCCGAAACAGAAGGAACCGCCGGCGAGGCGTGATAATAATTAGAAGAATCCAGATCCGATCGGGATCGTGAAAGGGTTCCGATTAGAGgtttgttacataaaataaagcaaTGCAGAGGGAGAAAGAGTGAAAGATGATTAATTTACCTTGGGTACTTCGATCGGAGAAGCAGTGGCGGCGCGTGGAGAGTAGGAGGGGGTTTTGGCGCGTTATTGGGAATGAGAAATGGGGGTTGGGTTTGCGGATTTAGAGGGAAAAATATGATTGTGAAAGTGAAATGTGAAATAGTGCGTTAAGGAGTCAATCCATTATTCGTTGAAATTCTTTTGAATGGTGGCATAGGCCTTTGAACCCACGTACTCACTAGTCTTCCCCTAAGTTTCTTTTtacatttgttttattttataaagtacaatttacaattttaccataTGAACTTTGGATATTATAGATTCTGTCctttaaaatgtaaattttattattttttgtggaTTGTTTGATTAATttctctaatttcattcaatttaattatttcagtaattatttatgctctttaaattttaatatatatcaaaTCATGACTCTCGAACTTTGAAATGTACTAAAGTATTagactttttttattaaaattggacaacagtccttaaatccaataatctcaatagttcaggaggtATTTTTAATGACTttaaaagttcaggaggcatAATTTGGTTCATGTGAAAGTTTAGAgagtaaaattactaattagcctaaaataaattattttgtactaaacatatatttaattatttattatatatataaaaaaaatattttttaaagaaaaaaatatttaaaataaataatatttgaatttttttattttgttttaaaaaatattttatatttatatttttattattaactatacaagtgataaaaatataatttaaaaatattataatattggggaattactttatatattattttttattttttttttatttttacggtttAAGTTCCTCCGGTTGTTTTTATGTAGGTTGTTATATGAACTTAGGTTGTTCTACTAGTTGCGAtgtgaatttttgtaaaaatacaaaaataaaaaaataaaaaaataataattctttgaagtctaaaaataataataaaaaaaaaactcctaaactatttttatcaaatacatataaagt includes:
- the LOC115699109 gene encoding cytochrome b561, DM13 and DOMON domain-containing protein At5g54830 isoform X1, translating into MSSLIERFRVRSDRKPIYNLDDSDEDFYVVPGKSGTVGEKFEKVARSDQIEDSCQACGENGSLLCCETCNYAYHSKCLISPLKTSTSGNWRCPECVSPLSDIDKILDCETRPTVADDSDASTLGSKQIFMKQYLVKWKGLSYLHCTWVPEKEFLKAFKTHPCLRTKVTHFHRRMTSNRNFGDDFVEKRPEWTTADRVTACRGFIGMPRQLALFGFLVEFILLILCGVVSGLSCPNTSSIVGFESEFNMVQHQLRGSLKIMDDCSFRVSNFDMISGTEVYWWGANGSDFENLTSGFVVSDQKLNDTYKNSSFVVHLGKNVTWDGIQVLAVWDRPTASNFGHVLLKNVSSNESQSSGSSSGTGLGRGHVEPTMFENCKVLSDNYRVRWTLNADDNLIDIGLEAATGMLNYMAFGWANPKSSSNLMLEADVAVTGFMEDGLPFVDDFYITEYSDCLVDSDGSAHGVCPDSIYEGLDSTASVNNTKLVYGHRKDGVSFIRYQRPLKSDDKKYDLPVNHTENMAVIWAMGKIKPPDSIRQYYLPQNHGGPRDATFGHLILNISEQVNDCVGPLDAEDKEDQDVVTADGNAALVVTSGPALHYPNPPHPSKVFYINKKEAPVLRVERGVPVKFSIQAGHDVALYITSDPLGGNATLRNTTETVYAGGAEAEGVQASPTELVWLPDRNTPNQVYYQSLFQQKMGWRVQVVDGGLPDMYNNSVFLDDQQVTFFWTLSKDSISIAARAEKKSGYLAIGFGSGMVNSYAYVAWIDSAGSGRVNTYWIDGTDASSVHPTEENLTYVRCKSENGIITLEFTRPLRPSCSHSKDPVCKNIIDPSTPLKVIWAMGAGWTNGSLTERNMHSVMSSRPVRVLLMRGSAEAEQDLRPVLAVHGFMMFLAWGILLPGGAVAARYLKHVKGDGWYKIHVYLQYSGLSIVMLALLFAVAELRAFHVGSLHVKFGIIAIFLGCLQPVNASFRPKKPLNGEEVSPKRRLWEYLHMNMGRSAIVAGIAALFTGMKHLGDRYDENVHGLNLALIAWFLFGALMVVYLEYGERQKRKERVSGRGSWVLGNPEEDDSLDLLSPSGRHAEKESQMSGRMEVQLAPLNK
- the LOC115699109 gene encoding cytochrome b561, DM13 and DOMON domain-containing protein At5g54830 isoform X2 translates to MSSLIERFRVRSDRKPIYNLDDSDEDFYVVPGKSGTVGEKFEKIEDSCQACGENGSLLCCETCNYAYHSKCLISPLKTSTSGNWRCPECVSPLSDIDKILDCETRPTVADDSDASTLGSKQIFMKQYLVKWKGLSYLHCTWVPEKEFLKAFKTHPCLRTKVTHFHRRMTSNRNFGDDFVEKRPEWTTADRVTACRGFIGMPRQLALFGFLVEFILLILCGVVSGLSCPNTSSIVGFESEFNMVQHQLRGSLKIMDDCSFRVSNFDMISGTEVYWWGANGSDFENLTSGFVVSDQKLNDTYKNSSFVVHLGKNVTWDGIQVLAVWDRPTASNFGHVLLKNVSSNESQSSGSSSGTGLGRGHVEPTMFENCKVLSDNYRVRWTLNADDNLIDIGLEAATGMLNYMAFGWANPKSSSNLMLEADVAVTGFMEDGLPFVDDFYITEYSDCLVDSDGSAHGVCPDSIYEGLDSTASVNNTKLVYGHRKDGVSFIRYQRPLKSDDKKYDLPVNHTENMAVIWAMGKIKPPDSIRQYYLPQNHGGPRDATFGHLILNISEQVNDCVGPLDAEDKEDQDVVTADGNAALVVTSGPALHYPNPPHPSKVFYINKKEAPVLRVERGVPVKFSIQAGHDVALYITSDPLGGNATLRNTTETVYAGGAEAEGVQASPTELVWLPDRNTPNQVYYQSLFQQKMGWRVQVVDGGLPDMYNNSVFLDDQQVTFFWTLSKDSISIAARAEKKSGYLAIGFGSGMVNSYAYVAWIDSAGSGRVNTYWIDGTDASSVHPTEENLTYVRCKSENGIITLEFTRPLRPSCSHSKDPVCKNIIDPSTPLKVIWAMGAGWTNGSLTERNMHSVMSSRPVRVLLMRGSAEAEQDLRPVLAVHGFMMFLAWGILLPGGAVAARYLKHVKGDGWYKIHVYLQYSGLSIVMLALLFAVAELRAFHVGSLHVKFGIIAIFLGCLQPVNASFRPKKPLNGEEVSPKRRLWEYLHMNMGRSAIVAGIAALFTGMKHLGDRYDENVHGLNLALIAWFLFGALMVVYLEYGERQKRKERVSGRGSWVLGNPEEDDSLDLLSPSGRHAEKESQMSGRMEVQLAPLNK